In Massilia sp. METH4, the genomic window TGAACGCGCGGCTGCTCGACAAGGATATCGAGCTCATGGAAGACATCAACCTGGGCCTGGCCGTGAGCCTGGACGAAGGCCTGATGGTGCCGGTGCTGCGCAATGCCGACCAGAAGAGCACGGCGGAGCTGGCGGCCGAAGCACGCCAGTTGGCCGAGGGCGCGCGCGCCGGCAGCCTGTCCCCCGGCAGCTACCAGCGCGGCACCTTCACCGTCACCAGCCTGGCCGGCACCGCCATCGACAGCTTCACGCCGATCCTCAACGCGCCGCAAGTGGCGATCCTCGGCGTGACCCGCGTCGCCGCCAGGCCGGTGGCGCGGGGGAGCGGCGTGGTGGTGGCGCCGATGATGGGGCTGCACCTGGTGTTCGACCACCGCGCGGTGGACGGCTATCCGGCCGCGCTGTTCCTGACGGCGCTGAAGCAGCGCCTGGAAACGGCGGAGGGGCTGTGATGGACAACCGTGCGGTCTTCATCGACACGGTGACCTGCCGCGAGGAACAGGCGTGGAACGCGGCCCAGCTGGACGAGCCGGTGACCGAGCCGCGCATGCGGCTGTGGACCTACCGCGCGCCGGGCGTGGTGCTCGGTTGCTCGCAGGGGGCCCTGCGCGAGCGGCTGGACGGCGCGCATACGCTTGCCGGCGCGGTCGTGCAGCGCGGCTCGGGCGGCGGTGCCGTGCTCACCGGGCCGTGGATGGTCAGCGCGTCGATCGTGTTGCCGCCGGCGCACCCGCTGCTCGGCCGTGGCACCCTGTCGAGCTACCGCTGGCTGGGCGCGCTGCACGCGGGCCTGTTGCGCGATATCGGCATCGCCGCCTATGCCATTCCTCCCGAGGAGGTGCGGCTGCGCGAGGCCGATGGGGGGCTGAAGTGGGCCTGCTATGGCGGCGTCTCGCCATGGGAGGTGGTGGTCGGCCGGCGCAAGATCGTCGGGCTCGCCCAGCTGCGGCGGCGCACCGGCGTGCTGCTGACCTCCGGCACGCTCATCGGCCGGCCCGACTGGCCGCTGCTGTGCGATGCGCTCGGCCAGCCGCCCGCCGACGCGGCGCTGCTGGAAGAACGCACCACCTCGTTCGCCGAGCAGCTGGGCGCGCCCATCCTCGCCGAGGTGCTGGCCGAGCGCCTGCACCACATGTTGACCGACGTGCTCGGGGCGGCCGCCGACGCCACCGTTGCGTGCCCGCCCACGCCGAGGGCGCAACGCCAATTCTTCCTGTCGCATTGATGAAAGGACCAAGATGAACGAACCAGTCAAACCCGCCTGCGGCGGGACCGGCATGCGCGTGCTGCCGAAAACGATCACCGTGACGCGGCGGGGCTTCCTGCACGGCGGCGCGATGGCCCTGGGCATCGCGGCGGTGACCCCCGCCGCGCTCGGCGAGCCGGCGGCCGCGGGGCTTGCCCGGACCTTCCGCGTGCTGGGCGCGCCCGCGGCGGCGACCCTGCTGCGCATGGCGCGCGACGTATTTCCCCACGACCGGCTGGCCGAACGCTATTACGCCGATGCGCTGCGCCCCCTCGAGCGCGCCATGGCGAAGGACAAGGCGCTGGCCGCGATGGTGCGCGCCGGCGTGCGCGACCTCGACGCGGCAGCCAGGGCCCGCTTCGGCGCGGCCTACGCCGCCGTGCCGGCCGAAGCCGACCGCGTTGCCCTGCTGCAGGGGATCGAGGCGACGCCTTTCTTCCAGAAGATCCGCGGCGACATGGTGACCAGCCTGTACGACAACAAGGCCGTCTGGCCCCTGCTCGGCTACGAGGGCTCCTCATGGGAGCAGGGCGGCTACCTGGCGCGCGGGTTCAACGACATCGACTGGCTGTAGGCGGCCGGCGCAGCACCATAACAATACAGGAGACAGCATGAGCAGGAAATTCGCATTGAACGACCCGGACGTGGTCGTGATCATCGGCTCGGGCGCCGGCGGCGCCACGCTGGCGCACGAGCTGGCGCGCAAGGGCGTCGACAAGATCGTGATGCTGGAAGCGGGCAAGCATTTCACGCAGGCCGATTTCGAGAACGATGAATGGGCCATGTTCAACAAGCTTTCCTGGCTCGACAAGCGTATCTCGGCCGGCGGCTGGCACCACACGAAAACCTATCCGAACCTGCCGGCCTGGATCGTCAAGGCCGTGGGCGGCTCGACGGTGCACTGGTCCGGCGTGGCGCTGCGCTTCCAGGAGCACGACTTCCGCACCCGTACCGTGTATGGCGCCGTGGAAGGCGCCAACGTGCTGGACTGGCCCATCACGCTGGAAGAGCTGCAGCCCTACTACGAGCTGGCGGAAAAGAAGATGGGCGTGGCGGGAACGCGCGCGAGCGGCTTGCCGCCCATGCCGGAAAGTAACCAGACGAAGGTGGTGGCGGCCGGGGCCCGCAAGATCGGCTACCAGCGCATCATCCGGCCCGTCGCCTCGAACTCGCAGCCGTACGACGGAAGGCCCGGCTGCATGCAGATCGGCTTTTGCATGCAGGGCTGCAAGATTGGCGCGAAATGGTCGACGCTGTACACGGAAGTGCCGCGCGCCGTGGAAACGGGCCGGGTGGAATTGCGGTCCGAGAGCATGGCGCTGCAGATCCGCCACGACAGGGCCGGCAAGGTGAACGGCGTGCTGTACGCCGACCGCAAGGGCCGCCACGTGCTGCAGAAGGCGCGGCTCGTGTGCGTGGCCGGCAACTCGATCGAATCGCCGCGCCTGCTGCTCAACTCGGCGTCGGCGATGTTCCCCGACGGCCTGGCCAATTCGTCCGGCCAGGTGGGGCGCAACTACATGAACCATTCCACGGCCGCGGCGCTGGCGATCCACCGCAAGCCGGTGTACATGAACCGCGGCTTCGACATCGGCGCCGTAATTGCCGACGAGGTGCCGCCCGACACGCGGCGCGGCTTCAACGGCGGCTATTACCTGGAAGGGCTGGCGCTGGGCCTGCCGTACGCGGCCGCGTTCATGAAGCCGGGGGGCTGGGGCAGGGATGTCACGTCCGCGCTGGAGATGTACGACCACATGACGGCGATCTGGGTGTGCGGCGAGGACATGGCGCGCGAACAGAACGCCATCACGCTGCACCCGACCGAGAAGGACCAGTACGGCCTGCCCGTGCCGATCGTGAGCAAGACCTACCACCGCAACGACGACGCCATCGCGGCCCACGGGCTGGCTCAGTTCCGCAAGCTGTCGGAGGCGGTGGGCGCCACGCGCGTGATCGACATGCCGGCCTACCCGGCCAGCCACAACATGGGGACCAACCGCATGAGCGCGCACGCGCGCGACGGCGTGGTGAACAAATGGGGGCGCAGCCACGACATCCCCAATCTCTACATCTCGGACGGCAGCCAGTTCACGTCGAGTTCGGCGGCCAATCCCACGCTGACGATCGTCGCGCTGGCGATCCGGCAGGCCGAACACATCGCCGCCGAACTGGGGCGCGGCGCGCTGTAGCCGTACGATGGTCCCCGCGCCGCGGCGGGGCCATGTTGACGTATCATTACAAGCGGGCAATGACCGGCAATCAATGAGTTGCCGGCGCAGCAGGAGACAGGCATGACGAATTCCGCAACCAGCCGGCACATCGAACACGTGTTGTCGGCCGCCCTGCAAGGGGCGCAGGGCGAAGCCGCCGACGAAGTGATCCTCAGGTCGTGGCGGCGCTGCATCAGCGACTACGGGCTCGACCCCGCGCGGCCGAGGGCCCCGCACATCGTGACCTCGCACACGCTGCGCGCGCACCAGGAGCAGATCGAGCAATTCATGGGCGTGGCGCGCGTGGGCATGGAACAGATGCACAAGCGCGTGTCCGGCCTCGGCTACGTGCTGCTGCTCACGGACGCCGCCGGCGTCACCGTCGACTACATCGGCAACGATGCGCAGGCCGTCGAGTTGAAGCGGGCCGGCCTGTACCTGGGCGCCGAATGGAGCGAACGCTCGGCCGGCACGTGCGCCGTGGGCACCTGCGTGACCGAGCAGACGGCGCTGACCTGCCACCAGGCCGATCATTTCGATCCCACGCACATCCCGCTGACCTGCTCGGCGGCGCCGCTGTTCGACCCGGAAGGCAAGTTCCTCGCGGTGCTCGACCTGTCGGCCCTCGCATCGCCGCCCAGCAAGAAGAGCCAGCACCTGGCGCTGCACCTGACGATGATGTACGCCCAGCTGATCGAGGACGCCAACTTCCTGCGGCACTTCCAGGACCGGGCGATCCTGCGCCTGGGCACCACCTGGGCGCTCGTCGAGGTCAGCGGCGAGATCATGCTGGCCTACGACGAGGCGGGCAACGTGGTGGGCGCCAACACGGGCGCGCGCCGCCTGTTCCACGATGCGCCGGGCGGCATCGTCGGGCGCGCACTCGGCGACCTGTTCGAGCTGGCGCCGGCCGACCTGCACCAGCTGTTGCGCTTCCAGGCCGGCGAGCGTTCCATCGTGGCGCGGGGCGGCGGCGAAATGTTCTATGCCAGCGTGCGGCCGCCGCGCCAGCGCCCGGCGGCGCGCCGCCTGCCCGCCGAACCGGAAGGCGCCGTGCCGGCCAGCCACCCCGAGCTGGACCGGCTGGCGGGCGACGATGGGGCAATGCGCCGCCTGCTCGACCAGGCCAAGCGCCTCGTCAACCGCAAGCTGAACATCCTGATCCACGGCGAGACGGGCACCGGCAAGGAAGTCGTCGCCCGCGCGCTGCACGGGTCGAGCAACCGGGCCGCCCGGCCGTTCGTGGCCGTCAATTGCGGCGCCATCCCCGAATCGCTGATCGAGAGCGAGCTGTTCGGCTATACGGCGGGCACCTTCACGGGCGGGCGCGCGAAAGGCATGAAGGGCGTGATCCTGCAATCCGACGGCGGCACGCTGTTCCTCGACGAGATCGGCGACATGCCGCTGCACCTGCAAACGCGCCTGTTGCGCGTGCTGTCGGAGCGGGAAGTGCTGCCGCTGGGCGCCGACCGGCCGGTGCCGCTCGACCTGACCGTGATCGCCGCGTCGCACCGCGACCTGCGCAACCTGATCAGCGACGGCACGTTCCGCGAAGACCTGTATTACCGGCTGTGCGGCGCCACGCTGCACCTGCCGCCGCTGCGCCAGCGCGAGGACCGGCGCTATCTCATCGAGAGGGTGCTGGCCGAGGAGGCGGAGCTGCTGGGCAGGGATGCGCAGCTCAGCACCGATGCCATGCGTGCGCTGCTGTGCTTTGCCTGGCCGGGCAATATCCGCCAGTTGCGCAACGTGCTGCGCTACGCGCTGGCGATTACCGACGGCGACCTGGTCATGCACGCCGACCTGCCGCAGGAATTGACCGGCCAGTTCGGGGCGGGGCTGGGCGCTTCCCCGCCGGCCCCGCCGCCGGCGGCTAGCGACACGGAAGACGAGGACGGTGCGCGTCTCGTACCACCTGCGGCGCTGCAGGCCGCCCTGGCGCGCCACAAGTGGAACGTGACGCGCGCGGCATCGGAGCTGGGCCTGGCGCGCGCCACGGTGTACCGGTACATGCGCAAGTTCGGCATCGTGCCGCCGAACCAGCGCTAGGGGGCGCCCGGGCGCCCCCTTGGCGTCGCTACCTGGCCGGGTAGCGCGGGTCCCACAAGAGCGGTTTCGTCGTCTTCTCGTATGCCATGCCGCGCGGCAGGCTGACGATCTCCAGTTGCAGGCCCCAGGGCGCCAGGAAGTACATCCACGTCAGCCCGGCCGCCGGGCCCTCCTTGAAGGTGCTCGGGCTGCCGAGCGTGCGCACGCCCTTCGCGCGCAGCCAGGCGACCGCCTTGTCCATGTCCTCGACATAGAACGCGAGGTGATGGCCGCCGATGTCGCTGTTGCGCGGCAGCCTGGTGGCCTGGTCGGGCGCGGCGTACTCGAAGACTTCGACATTGATGCCCTGCCCGCAGCGCACCATCTGGAAGCGGCGGATCTCGGCGCGCGGATCGACATTCAGGTGGACCGTCATCCAGTCATCGGCGAACTTGAACGCGCCCAGTTCGATGGAAGCCTCGCAGCCGATCACGTCGACGAAGAAGCGCACGGCCTCGTGCATGTCCGGCACCGTGATGCCCACGTGGTGGGCGCCCTTCATGCCGGGCATGCCGGCGCTGGCGCCGAGCGGCAGTGCCAGCGCGAACGCGGCGCAGGCGATGGTCTGTTTCAAGCGCATGGGGTCTCCTTGTGTTGTGGTGATGCGAAACGTGGTACTGCGTTCATGCCACTGCCGCCGCGGCCGGCGTCACGATGATCTTCACGTTGTTTTCCTTGTCGCGCGCGAGGCGCTCGAAGCCGCCGGCCACGATGTCTTCCAGGGCGATGCGGCCGGTGATGAACGGCGCGACATCGATGCGGCCGTCGGCGATGAAGGCAATCACGTCGGCAAACTCGCCGTTGTACGCCAGCGAGCCGACCACCCGCTTCTCGGTGGAGACCAGGTTGAAGAAATTGAAGCTGCTCGGTTCCTCGAAGACACCGACCAGCACGCAGGTGCCGGCCTTGCGGATCGCGTCGATGGCCAGTTTCGCCGTGTCGCGATGGCCGATGCACTCGAAGCTGACGTCGGCGCCCAGGCCCGCCGTGACGCGGCGCACCTCGGCCAGCGCGTCGCAGGACGAGGGATCGAACACGTGGCTGGCGCCGACCGCCAGCGCGCGCGCCTTGCGTGCGCCCGACATTTCCAGGGCGATCACCTGGGCGGCGCCGGCGGCGCGGGCGCAGGCGATCGTGCACAGGCCGATGGTGCCGGCGCCCACCACCACCACGCTTTGCCCCAGCAGCGAACCGGCTTTCTTCACTGCGTGCATGCCCACGGCGAGCGGCTCGATGAGGGCGCCCGCTTCGGCCGGGAAGTCGTCGGGCAGCTTGTAGAGCAGGTCGGCGGGCACGTTGACCAGTTCGGCGAAGGCGCCGTTGTTCATCAAGCCGGTGAAGGCCAGCTGTTCGCAGATGTTGTACATGCCATGCGTGCAGTAGTAGCAGCGGCCGCAGTGCTGGCACGCGTCCGCGGCCACCCGCTGGCCGACCGCGAAGCCTTCGACGCCTGGGCCGAGGGCGGCGATCTCGCCGCAGAATTCGTGGCCGAGGATGCATTGCCCCTCGATGCCGGTCAGCGGGTGAGGCGTGCCGACGGGGATGAACACGGGACCGGCCAGGTATTCATGCAGGTCCGATCCGCAGATGCCGCACCAGTGCACGCGGATCTGCACCCAGCCTTCCTGCGGGGGCGGCGGCAGCGGCACGGTGTCGACGCGGATATCGTGGCGGCCATGCCAGACCGCCGCGCGCATCGTGCGGGGTGAATCGGGGTAAGAGTCGTTCATCATGTGTCTCCTTGTTGTGGTGAGGAGAGCACAGCAACACGCGTGCCAACGAATTTCCGGCGGCGGGCGCACGGCCGGTGCGGCGTTCCCCGTGGAACGGCGCCTGCGGGCGGGCGCCATCGCATCGTCCGGCTGCGACACCTGTGCCTGATTCGCCTGTATCGGCTGAGACGATCGTATGGCTTTTCCCCGGCACGGTCCTGCTGCCACCGGCTTTCCAGCCTGCCGTGGGGACGACGTCGGCCGTGCCGGGCGAAGCGCCTGCCGGCGCCATCAAAGGTCGAATGCGGCCGTCAGCTCGACGGTGCGGGGCTCGCCCAGCACGATCTGGTTCGCGGCGCTGGAACCGGTCCACTTGGCGTACAGGCGGTCGGCCAGGTTGCGCACCCGCAGCGTCACCGTGGCCGGACGGGCACGCCAGCTGACATGGGCATCGGCCAGCGCATGGCCGTTCATCCGCACGGTGTTGGCATTGTCCGCATAGCGCGCGCCGGTATAGCTCAGGCCCGCGCCGACGGCCAGGCCAAGCCGGGCGATGCGGTAGTCGCTCCACAGCCGCGCGGTGCGTTCGGGTACGTTGACGGGGACCTTGCCCACCCGCGACACGCCGCCGGTCTCGACCAGCGAGTCGTAGTGCGCGTCCAGCACTGAAAGGTTGCCCGCAATGCTCAGCGCGCCGCTGGCCTGCCAGCTTGCCGACAGCTCGACGCCGCGCGACGAGATCCTGCCATTGTTGACCGTGATGTTCGGCCGATCCGGATCGCGCGACAGCACGTCGGTCTGCTCCAGCCGGTACAGCGCGGCGCTCCAGTCGAACCGCCGGGCCGGCAGGCTCTGCTTGATGCCGGCCTCGATCTGGCGGCCCCGGGTAAGCGGATAGGCCGCGTTGCTGGCGTTCATCAGCAGCAGGTTCGAGCTGCCCACGGGCGCCGCCGCGGTGCCGGCCTGGCCATACAGCGCCGTATCGGGCCGTGCTTCCCAGACCACGCCGGCGCGCGCGGATGACGGCCGGTAGCGCCTGGAGAACCCGCTCGTGGCGGCGAGATTGCGGTCGTCGGCCTCGTTTTCGAGCCGGATCGTTTCGTGGCGCAAGCCGGTCACCACGGTCAGGCCGGGGACGAGCGTCAGCGCATCCTCGGCGAAGACGGCGGCGGTGCGTACCCGCGTGCGCAGCATGACGCGGTTGCCGGCGCCGGTCGTCAATGCCATGCTGTCGTCGTAGTAGCCCTGGTACGGAGCAAACAGGTCGACCAGCAGTGCCGCGCGGGTGGCGGCCGAGCCGTCCGAGAAGCGGCGGTCGCTGGCGAACGCGGTATGGGTCAGCTCGGCGCCGGCGACGAAGCGGTGCCGCATGCCAGCCAGCGTGCCCTGGTAACCGAGATCGACGCGGTCGCTCCAGACCCGGTGCTCGTGGCCGACGTGGCTCTGCGTACGCACGACGCTGGCCGGCGCGGCGAAGACATTGCTCTCCGCATTGCGCCAAAGGCGGTCGGCATCGTAGCGGGACAGCTCGTTGCGAAGGGTCCAGCCGGGAGTGAATTGCCAGCCCACTTTCGCGCGCAGCCACAGGCTGTCGGCATCCATCACGCTGTCCAGCAGGTTGTAGTTGATGCGGGCGACGCGGCGGTCGATGACCCGCCCGGTCGGGTCGCTGACGGCGCCGGTCGGCGCGCCGGCCAGCGCCGCCGGGATCAGCGGTGTGCCGTAATAGGCGCCGACGTCGTCGCGCAGCCGGTCCAGCGACAGGTCCAGCGTGAGCCCGGGGCGGAACGTGGTGTGCCAGGCCGCCGTCAGATGCGTGAGCCGCTGGCCGGTCCGGTCGATCCAGCCATCGCTGCGGTTGTGGCTCACGTCGACGCGCCAGGCGCTGTCGCTGCCGGCCGGGCCGCCCAGGCCGAGCGCCGCGCGCCGTGCCCCGTAGCTGCCTGCGGACAGCAGGGCTTCGGCGCTGGCTTCGCGGCGGGCCTGGCGCGGCACGAAGTTGACCGCGCCGCCGATGCCGCCTTCGCCGTGCAGCACGGAAGAGGGGCCTTTGAGCACTTCGATGCGTTCATAGTTCCAGCTGTCCTGCGGGCGGGTCGACATGGTTGGCGTCGAGATGCGCATGCCGTCGTACAGGTAGGTGAGGAAGCCGCCGGTGAAGCCGCGGGTCGACGCGACGCCGGGCGAGCCGGGGTTGCCGCCCACCGTCATGCCGACGGCGCCGCCCAGCGCATCCTCGAGCGTGCGCGCGCCGCGCTGCTCCATCAGGGCGCGGTCGATCACTTCGACCGATGCCGGGGTTTCGGCAAGAGTCAGTCCGAGGCGCGAGCCGGCGTCGGCCACGGCGTTGAACGCCGGCCTGGGGGCGGCCGTGATGGTGACGGTGGCGATCGGCTGCTCGTCGGCACGGGCCGGCAGCACGGGACCGGCGGCAATGACGCTGGCCAGAAGGGGAAGGACGTTCTTTTTCTTCATGATGGGGGTTCGGCCGGAGACTTGCGTCCCGGCGTAGCGGTTGAAGACGGTACCGGCCCCAGGTCCAGGCTCGGCTGCGAACCGCGAGTTTATGATATTGCGAGTGCGTTATCAATAAGCCCAGCAGGCCGGCACGCGTCGTGCCGGCCTGCGCGTGTGCCGATTGCTGGCGGCGCCCGGCCGCTCAGCCGCCTTCCTTCGGCGCCACGTGCTTGACGAGCAACTGGTCGATCCGGTAATGGTCCACGTCGATCACTTCGAACTTGAGGCCGTGGTACTCCACGCTGTCGGTGCGTTTCGGGACCTTGCGCAGCATGTACATCATGAAGCCGGCGGCGGTTTCGTAATTCTCTTCTTCCGGCAGGCTTTCGAGGCCGAAGGTGCGCTTCAGGTCTTCGACCGGCGTGCCGCCGTCGATCAGCCACGAACCGTCGTCGCGCTGGATCACCTGCAAGTCCTCGTCCGGCGTGTTGCCCCAGCTGCCCATCACCGTCAGCATGATGTCGCTGAGCGTGATCACGCCCATGACCAGCGCATATTCGTTGATCACCACGGCGAAGGTTTCCTTGCTGGCTCGGAAGCGGTCGAGCAGCTCGGAAAGGGTCAGCGTGTCGGGGATGATCGGCACCGTGCGGATCGTCAGTTCGTTCAGCTGCACGGGGGCCTGCTTGTGCAGCAGGCGCACCAGGATGTCCCGCGTGTCCACGTAGCCGATCACGCGGTCGATCGAGCCGTCGCACACGGGGAATTTCGAAAACGACGCCACTTTCTGGCGGATGCTTTCCTCGCTTTCCTTCAGGTTGAAGTACACCACGTTGTCGCGCGTCGTCATCGCCGAGGCGACCGAGCGGGACTCCAGCTGGAAGACGTTCTCGATGAAATGCTGTTCCTGCTTCTGCAGCACGCCGGCCTGGGCGCCCGCTTCCACGGCGGCCGAGATCTCGTCGAAGGTGATGCTGTCTTCGCGGGCCGTGTCGATCTTGAAGATGCGGAAGATGATGTTCGCGGCCGAGTTGATCAGCCAGGACAGCGGTTTGCAGATGCGGATGAACAGCGAAACGGGTTCGATCAGCAGCACCCCGATCCGTTCCGGCGCCATCATCGCCAGCCGCTTCGGCATCAGGTCGGCGAACAGGATGAACAGGAACGTGACGGTGATGAACGAGGCGGCGAAGCCGATATTGTCCAGCGCCGGGCCGGTGTAGAAGGTGGAGATCCAGCCGATGAAGTGCGGGCGCAGCGCGCCTTCGCCGACGATGCCGCCCATGATGGAGATGGCGTTCAGGCCGATCTGGCTGGCGGCGAAGAAGTCGGCCGACTGCGCCTGCAGCGCCATCACCTTCAGGGCGCGCTCGTCGCCCGCTTCGGCGAGCAGCTTGAGCTTGATCTTGCGCGCGCCGGCGAACGCGATCTCGGTAAGGGACAGGAAACCTGCGGCGAGCACCAGCAGGACCAGCAACAGGACGTTTTGCAGCAGACTCAAAGGGCACCTGGCAAGGATGACCGGCGGGCGGTCGTTGCTGCCAGTATATTTGCTGGGCATGGCGGTCGCAACCGGAGCCGGCTGGCGCGCGCCGGCCGGCTCGCCCGGCGAGGACGGCGCCGGTTGCGGCTAGGCCGACTCGCGCAGCACCATCCCGCCCGTGAAGCGCTTGCGCCACGGCGCCGTATCGTCGCCGTCGAGCTGCGCCTGCACGCATTCCATGGCGGCGATGCCGATGGCCGCGACGTCTTGCCTGAACGTGGTGAGCGGAGGATGGAGGTAAGCGGAGATCGGCAGGTCGTCATGCCCGGCGATGGCGATGTCCTTGCCCGGTTCGAGGCCGAACTTGCGGCAGGCGGACATGGCGCCGATCGCCAGCCGGTCGGTGCCGCAGGCGAGGGCGGTGATGCCGGCGCGCTTGAACGCGCCGGTGGCGAGCCAGTCGAGCACGTGGCGGAATGCATACCCCTCGAAATCCCACGACGGCTGGGTGCCGGCGGGCACGAGGTGCGGCGGCATGCCCGCTTCCGCCATCGCTTCCTGGTAACCGGCCAGCCTTTCCGCCGGCGAGGGATGCGCGACCGGCGGCGCGCCCAGGTAGGCAGGCCGGTGGCCACGGCCGAGCAGGTAGCGCGTCAGCATCGCCATGCTCTGCCGGTTATCG contains:
- a CDS encoding LacI family DNA-binding transcriptional regulator, whose translation is MKKAQNGHAIRPPATMHDVAARAGVSRATVSKYFNDGDGLKPDTRARILQACQELEYVPDPHAVSLVRGRSRTVGVVLPVINEPFFAEALRAIEQKAKALAMDVIIQCSYNDPAEEAAALLTMRSMKVAGVVLTAVASRDNLDLLRRLEQEMRIVYLDSYVHEDCNFVMNDNRQSMAMLTRYLLGRGHRPAYLGAPPVAHPSPAERLAGYQEAMAEAGMPPHLVPAGTQPSWDFEGYAFRHVLDWLATGAFKRAGITALACGTDRLAIGAMSACRKFGLEPGKDIAIAGHDDLPISAYLHPPLTTFRQDVAAIGIAAMECVQAQLDGDDTAPWRKRFTGGMVLRESA